In one window of Clavelina lepadiformis chromosome 4, kaClaLepa1.1, whole genome shotgun sequence DNA:
- the LOC143452814 gene encoding uncharacterized protein LOC143452814 encodes MSTEDSVQQYIEFEAANPLPDLGDILLSNENFCDVDLSQKSSQSELQECFTSEPGICHSMNACDIDSYTNLLHSTTNCMTYSEPSSIGVQYSTNTTLLQPILKSSTTYSVKDVNLNDVSDSAAEEEFLYQLNLSKCDKLSPATSTSNSSPNKPNTRGLSKLKCARLNGTKTSLKKENDKCTNKRRITLREKISRVKVANHEQQKAMKSAADKMRMRHGKSLMGNFTPTKQDSKKFSRPLQKKIQPVTGVCRLCNYAYSCLGEREEHLSDPDHIIKSEVKSGTNFQFLDKEAKEFSNIRMPAQCPVCAEAFSKVRELLVHHRRSHSKAKPFQCVRCSVAFYRRCDLLGHIRKHLGIKKYQCSACPKSFDKQLSLTSHLISQHGHSDTRPRNYKCTECAEAFMSKQAVNQHMHTHTGYNAVTCNICGRGFRSSFALEAHLRVHSGEMPFKCEQCSYTSKTKQLLQRHLRSHTGSKPFKCTYCPFKCASTAGLKRHILLHTGSKPFRCPYCEYRCTNIENLRKHIKRTQKHVGLNIYPCLHCSFSCDERTEYIRHLKQQHFPQLSEDNASAAKLSGIFFPDSPPSTNASDPCNAIQTDPCDVVQSEVICVIPSNVCDVIQHDVISSDASVTSSIHGVQPMSIVQAANQNSDASAIETLILDGANHLFQSSSNINELDHGPGLSTEGGAIERSSPVSMNGLDGSNNPSINGLNELMLNALIKIPNLQKVILPQGDGNAPITLVIGSEYGSYDVTEDLRGQNQQQITSKDDVQLPLRNGCSDVVATVPSGDHERYIISSNGIEPYPKI; translated from the exons ATGAGCACGGAAGACAGTGTTCAACAATACATAGAATTTGAAGCTGCAAACCCTCTGCCTGATCTTGGAGATATTTTATTATCGAACGAAAACTTTTGTGATGTCGATCTTTCgcaaaaatcaagccagtcgGAATTGCAAGAATGCTTTACAAGTGAGCCTGGAATATGCCACTCCATGAACGCCTGCGACATAGATTCCTATACAAACCTTCTTCACTCTACAACCAATTGCATGACGTACAGTGAACCTTCAAGCATTGGAGTGCAGTATTCCACCAATACAACTTTATTACAACCTATTTTAAAATCCAGCACTACGTACTCAGTAAAAG atgtAAACTTGAACGATGTTTCTGATTCTGCTGCCGAAGAAGAATTTCTTTACCAACTCAATCTATCGAAATGTGACAAATTATCGCCAGCAACATCTACCAGCAATAGCAGTCCTAACAAACCAAATACACGTGGTCTTTCCAAGCTCAAATGCGCCCGGCTTAATGGCACAAAGACTTCCTTAAAGAAAGAGAATG ACAAATGCACGAACAAAAGACGAATTACGCTTCGTGAAAAAATCTCCCGTGTAAAAGTAGCAAATCATGAACAACAGAAAGCTATGAAAAGTGCTGCTGATAAAATGCG TATGAGACATGGAAAGTCATTAATGGGTAATTTTACTCCCACGAAACAAGACAGCAAAAAATTTAGCAGACCTCTCCAGAAAAAGATTCAGCCAG TTACAGGAGTTTGTCGTTTGTGCAACTATGCCTACTCCTGCTTGGGGGAGAGAGAAGAACATCTTAGTGACCCCGACCACATCATCAAGAGTGAG GTTAAAAGTGGCACCAACTTTCAGTTTCTCGACAAGGAAGCAAAAGAATTCAGCAACATCCGGATGCCTGCTCAGTGTCCAGTGTGTGCGGAGGCATTTTCCAAAGTACGAGAACTTCTTGTCCACCACAGACGCAGCCACTCAAAAGCTAAACCCTTTCAATGTGTGCGGTGTTCAGTCGCCTTCTACAGACGATGTGATTTGCTGGGTCATATCAGGAAACATTTAG gcataaaaaaatatcaatgcAGTGCGTGCCCCAAATCTTTCGATAAGCAATTGAGCCTGACGTCACACCTGATATCACAACATGGTCACTCTGACACAAGACCGAGAAATTATAAATGCACA GAGTGTGCTGAGGCGTTCATGTCGAAGCAAGCCGTCAATCAACACATGCACACGCATACTGGTTATAATGCGGTGACTTGCAATATTTGTGGGCGCGGTTTTCGAAGCAGCTTTGCACTTGAAGCCCATCTAAGGGTGCATTCAG GTGAAATGCCTTTCAAATGTGAGCAATGCTCATACACGTCCAAGACCAAACAGCTGCTCCAACGGCACCTACGCAGTCACACGGGTAGCAAGCCATTTAAGTGCACATACTGCCCCTTCAAATGCGCTAGCACTGCAGGTTTAAAGAGGCACATACTCCTGCATACTGGTTCGAAGCCTTTCCGCTGTCCCTACTGTGAATACAG GTGTACAAACATTGAAAACTTGAGAAAGCACATAAAGCGGACTCAGAAGCACGTGGGCTTGAATATATACCCCTGTTTGCACTGTTCATTTTCGTGCGACGAGCGCACGGAGTATATTAGGCATCTTAAACAG CAACATTTCCCTCAATTAAGTGAAGACAATGCATCCGCTGCCAAATTATCCGGCATCTTTTTTCCTGATTCTCCTCCATCGACCAACGCGTCAGATCCCTGCAACGCCATCCAGACCGATCCATGCGATGTCGTGCAGTCCGAGGTCATATGCGTCATACCGAGCAacgtttgtgacgtcatacagCATGATGTCATTTCCTCCGACGCCTCGGTGACGTCTTCAATTCACGGCGTGCAGCCAATGAGCATAGTCCAAG ctGCAAACCAAAATTCCGACGCATCCGCCATCGAAACCCTGATACTAGACGGGGCCAACCATCTCTTCCAGTCCTCTTCAAATATTAACGAACTAGATCACGGTCCAGGTTTATCGACAGAAGGAGGCGCTATAGAGAGGTCCTCCCCCGTTTCTATGAACGGTTTGGACGGATCAAACAATCCTTCCATTAATGGTTTAAATGAACTCATGTTGAATGCATTGATAAAAATTCCCAACCTGCAAAAAGTCATTCTACCTCAG GGAGATGGCAACGCGCCTATAACGCTCGTGATTGGAAGCGAATACGGTTCTTATGACGTCACCGAAG ATCTGCGAGGCCAAAACCAGCAGCAGATAACGAGTAAGGACGACGTTCAACTTCCTCTACGTAACGG GTGTTCAGATGTCGTCGCAACAGTGCCATCTGGCGATCATGAACGTTACATCATTTCGTCGAATGGAATTGAACCTTAcccaaaaatttga